A single Cannabis sativa cultivar Pink pepper isolate KNU-18-1 chromosome 7, ASM2916894v1, whole genome shotgun sequence DNA region contains:
- the LOC115697894 gene encoding NAC domain-containing protein 73 isoform X1, translated as MTWCNDQSEDVRPNIHIITAPTSNNDASTTNNINNTTSLVTNTKSIVAPDQSRSTTITCPSCGHHIEFQDQQAGIHDLPGLPAGVKFDPTDQEILEHLEAKVHSDISGKLHPLIDEFIPTLEGENGICYTHPEKLPGVSKDGQIRHFFHRPSKAYTTGTRKRRKVNTDEDGSETRWHKTGKTRPVFIGGGVKGFKKILVLYTNYGRQRKPEKTNWVMHQYHLGNNEEEKDGELVASKVFYQTQPRQCGSSSSSSIIIKDPSIIFDRGSPGFDDDHNHYHHLAKKAALHQVEYNYSIPNNNNNPFLNYNDQGSHNRESPPQLIPNLVVQGDGSSFIHRLTTDASKGKLS; from the exons ATGACATGGTGCAACGATCAATCAGAAGACGTGAGACCCAATATTCATATAATCACGGCGCCAACTTCTAATAACGATGCTTCTAcaactaataatattaataatactaCTTCGCTTGTGACTAATACCAAATCCATTGTTGCTCCTGACCAATCAAGGAGTACTACTATAACATGCCCATCTTGTGGACACCATATAGAATTCCAAGACCAg cagGCGGGAATTCATGATTTACCGGGACTACCAGCGGGTGTGAAGTTTGATCCTACGGATCAAGAAATACTTGAGCATTTAGAGGCAAAAGTACACTCAGATATTTCGGGTAAGCTTCATCCCCTCATTGATGAATTCATACCAACACTTGAAGGAGAAAATGGGATTTGCTACACTCACCCAGAAAAGCTTCCag GAGTAAGTAAAGATGGGCAAATTCGTCACTTCTTTCACAGACCTTCAAAGGCTTACACGACTGGCACAAGAAAACGTAGGAAGGTTAACACAGACGAGGATGGAAGCGAAACGAGATGGCATAAAACAGGTAAAACAAGGCCTGTATTCATTGGCGGAGGAGTGAAGGGTTTTAAAAAGATCTTAGTTCTATACACCAACTACGGTAGGCAAAGGAAGCCTGAGAAAACTAACTGGGTTATGCACCAATACCATTTGGGCaataatgaagaagaaaaagatggGGAGTTAGTTGCCTCTAAAGTTTTCTACCAAACACAGCCTAGACAATGtggctcatcatcatcatcctccATCATCATCAAAGACCCATCAATAATATTTGATAGAGGTAGTCCTGGATTCGATGATGACCATAATCATTATCATCATCTAGCAAAGAAGGCGGCACTTCATCAAGTTGAGTACAATTATAGTAttcccaataataataataatccttTCCTTAATTATAATGATCAAGGGTCCCATAATAGAGAGAGCCCACCACAGCTAATCCCCAATTTGGTTGTCCAAGGTGATGGGTCTTCGTTTATTCATCGATTAACCACAGATGCAAGCAAAGGAAAGCTGtcttga
- the LOC115697894 gene encoding NAC domain-containing protein 73 isoform X2, which translates to MTWCNDQSEDVRPNIHIITAPTSNNDASTTNNINNTTSLVTNTKSIVAPDQSRSTTITCPSCGHHIEFQDQAGIHDLPGLPAGVKFDPTDQEILEHLEAKVHSDISGKLHPLIDEFIPTLEGENGICYTHPEKLPGVSKDGQIRHFFHRPSKAYTTGTRKRRKVNTDEDGSETRWHKTGKTRPVFIGGGVKGFKKILVLYTNYGRQRKPEKTNWVMHQYHLGNNEEEKDGELVASKVFYQTQPRQCGSSSSSSIIIKDPSIIFDRGSPGFDDDHNHYHHLAKKAALHQVEYNYSIPNNNNNPFLNYNDQGSHNRESPPQLIPNLVVQGDGSSFIHRLTTDASKGKLS; encoded by the exons ATGACATGGTGCAACGATCAATCAGAAGACGTGAGACCCAATATTCATATAATCACGGCGCCAACTTCTAATAACGATGCTTCTAcaactaataatattaataatactaCTTCGCTTGTGACTAATACCAAATCCATTGTTGCTCCTGACCAATCAAGGAGTACTACTATAACATGCCCATCTTGTGGACACCATATAGAATTCCAAGACCAg GCGGGAATTCATGATTTACCGGGACTACCAGCGGGTGTGAAGTTTGATCCTACGGATCAAGAAATACTTGAGCATTTAGAGGCAAAAGTACACTCAGATATTTCGGGTAAGCTTCATCCCCTCATTGATGAATTCATACCAACACTTGAAGGAGAAAATGGGATTTGCTACACTCACCCAGAAAAGCTTCCag GAGTAAGTAAAGATGGGCAAATTCGTCACTTCTTTCACAGACCTTCAAAGGCTTACACGACTGGCACAAGAAAACGTAGGAAGGTTAACACAGACGAGGATGGAAGCGAAACGAGATGGCATAAAACAGGTAAAACAAGGCCTGTATTCATTGGCGGAGGAGTGAAGGGTTTTAAAAAGATCTTAGTTCTATACACCAACTACGGTAGGCAAAGGAAGCCTGAGAAAACTAACTGGGTTATGCACCAATACCATTTGGGCaataatgaagaagaaaaagatggGGAGTTAGTTGCCTCTAAAGTTTTCTACCAAACACAGCCTAGACAATGtggctcatcatcatcatcctccATCATCATCAAAGACCCATCAATAATATTTGATAGAGGTAGTCCTGGATTCGATGATGACCATAATCATTATCATCATCTAGCAAAGAAGGCGGCACTTCATCAAGTTGAGTACAATTATAGTAttcccaataataataataatccttTCCTTAATTATAATGATCAAGGGTCCCATAATAGAGAGAGCCCACCACAGCTAATCCCCAATTTGGTTGTCCAAGGTGATGGGTCTTCGTTTATTCATCGATTAACCACAGATGCAAGCAAAGGAAAGCTGtcttga